A portion of the Glycine max cultivar Williams 82 chromosome 10, Glycine_max_v4.0, whole genome shotgun sequence genome contains these proteins:
- the LOC100306151 gene encoding Non-specific lipid transfer protein GPI-anchored 5-like precursor (The RefSeq protein has 1 substitution compared to this genomic sequence) produces the protein MAFRGFALCLVAVIVATMWSQNAAQSGCTNTLTSLSPCLNYIMGSSPTPSASCCSQLSSIVQSSPQCLCSVLNGGGSTFGITINQTLALSLPGACEVQTPPVSQCQAGNGPTTPSTAPVGSPSGSSAESPQGSITPSALDFPSGAGSKTVPSIDGGSSDGSAIKVPFHLVLYLLALVSCALTFTKF, from the exons ATGGCTTTTAGAGGGTTTGCCTTGTGTCTAGTTGCGGTCATAGTGGCCACTATGTGGAGTCAAAATGCTGCCCAATCGGGTTGCACCAATACACTAACAAGCTTAAGCCCTTGTCTGAACTACATAATGGGAAGTTCTTCAACCCCATCAGCTTCATGCTGCTCACAGCTCTCAAGCATAGTCCAATCTTCACCACAGTGCCTTTGCTCCGTGCTCAATGGTGGAGGTTCCACTTTTGGAATTACCATTAACCAAACTCTTGCTCTGTCTCTCCCTGGCGCTTGTGAAGTACAAACTCCCCCTGTTAGCCAGTGCCAAG CGGGCAATGGACCAACAACTCCTTCGACTGCTCCAGTTGGTTCTCCTTCTGGTTCTTCAGCTGAATCACCTCAAGGCTCAATTACTCCTTCTGCTTTAGACTTTCCCTCAG GTGCAGGATCTAAAACTGTGCCATCAATAGACGGTGGTTCATCTGATGGAAGCGCTATTAAAGTCCCCTTCCACTTGGTGCTCTATCTTCTTGCCCTTGTGTCTTGTGCCTTAACCTTCACCAAGTTCTGA